One window from the genome of Propionispora hippei DSM 15287 encodes:
- a CDS encoding SDR family NAD(P)-dependent oxidoreductase, whose product MNIQGKAVLITGGTSGIGLAAARLFLEQGAGVAVVGRDRKKGEKAVQELSLYGKVCYIEADVAKVADCQKAVMQTCRIMGRLDIVVNCAGAYQEKVIEEVTEDDYAAIMDVNMKGTYFIAKFAVPELKKGKGGAIVNVSSDAGLQGNWLCTAYCAAKGAVNTFTKALALELAPYGIRVNAVCPGDIQTPLLEKQLEQVADRERTLRDMAGIYPLGRLGTPDEVAQVILFLASPQAAFVTGALWSVDGGLTAC is encoded by the coding sequence ATGAACATACAGGGAAAAGCGGTACTCATTACCGGCGGTACCTCCGGTATTGGCCTGGCGGCAGCCAGGCTATTCCTGGAGCAAGGTGCCGGGGTTGCCGTTGTGGGAAGGGATCGGAAGAAAGGCGAAAAGGCGGTACAGGAATTAAGCTTATACGGAAAAGTCTGCTATATCGAAGCCGATGTGGCTAAGGTAGCTGACTGTCAGAAAGCGGTCATGCAAACCTGCAGGATTATGGGCCGGCTGGATATTGTCGTTAATTGTGCCGGTGCCTATCAGGAGAAAGTCATCGAAGAGGTTACCGAGGATGATTATGCAGCGATCATGGATGTGAATATGAAAGGGACTTATTTTATTGCTAAGTTTGCTGTGCCGGAATTAAAGAAAGGCAAGGGCGGCGCTATTGTTAATGTCTCTTCCGATGCCGGGCTGCAGGGCAACTGGCTGTGCACCGCCTATTGTGCGGCAAAAGGGGCTGTCAACACTTTTACCAAGGCTTTGGCGCTGGAGCTGGCGCCCTATGGCATCAGGGTCAATGCCGTATGCCCCGGCGATATTCAGACCCCTTTGCTGGAAAAACAATTGGAGCAGGTCGCGGACAGGGAAAGAACACTGCGGGATATGGCCGGTATTTATCCCTTGGGACGCTTGGGAACGCCCGATGAGGTGGCTCAGGTAATTTTGTTTCTGGCTTCGCCGCAGGCCGCTTTTGTTACCGGTGCCTTATGGTCGGTCGATGGCGGACTGACCGCCTGTTAA